The following proteins come from a genomic window of Bactrocera tryoni isolate S06 chromosome 1, CSIRO_BtryS06_freeze2, whole genome shotgun sequence:
- the LOC120767046 gene encoding bromodomain-containing protein DDB_G0280777, producing MKIFVTLSLTLAALASADISLRNGYNYQVQQQPLFNDAQQPLISHLINSLSQQQQLKQQQPQHLPGSIHNPMQITQPSQQYPPPLQQSRRPLLPQQQLSSLPPQQQLQTLPHIQSLPPQQQVQSLPLQQPLGRLTQHPAALPMPSNFPLPIAPVNAIKQSRRLRSRVKVPKKAIVTKSFFIHSAPEENEEEVQDELNQLAAQPRKHYNVLFVKTPAQTSKAAAVNLAKALNEEKTVVYVLSKKTSAADLQDAIQEAPQHINKPEVFFIKYRTPEEAANAQRQIQSQYDSLGGTSTITDEGLAPVTSVVGSLDASEEEDVEDEQQLVQQQPAAQDGSYEDQFPNAINPPASGQYLPPLNQY from the coding sequence ACTCTTTCGCTGACACTGGCAGCACTGGCATCCGCGGATATTTCTCTCCGAAATGGCTACAATTAccaagtgcaacaacaaccactgtTTAACGATGCCCAACAACCATTGATCTCGCACTTAATCAACTCGCTatcccaacaacaacagctgaaGCAACAACAGCCGCAACACCTGCCAGGTAGCATTCACAACCCGATGCAAATAACTCAACCCAGTCAACAATATCCGCCGCCTTTGCAACAATCAAGACGGCCTTTATTACCGCAACAACAATTGTCGTCACTGCCaccacaacaacagctgcaAACACTGCCGCATATACAGTCACtgccaccacaacaacaagtacaatCACTACCGCTACAGCAGCCCCTCGGACGTTTGACACAGCATCCAGCAGCATTACCGATGCCATCTAACTTCCCATTGCCTATTGCACCTGTGAACGCTATCAAGCAGTCACGCCGCTTGCGATCACGCGTGAAAGTGCCAAAGAAGGCTATAGTCACCAAGAGTTTCTTCATACACTCAGCACCCGAGGAGAATGAGGAGGAGGTTCAGGATGAACTCAATCAATTGGCCGCTCAACCACGCAAACACTACAATGTACTGTTCGTGAAGACACCAGCGCAAACCAGTAAGGCTGCGGCTGTCAATCTGGCCAAGGCGTTGAACGAGGAAAAGACTGTTGTGTATGTATTGTCGAAGAAGACCTCAGCCGCTGACTTGCAGGATGCCATACAAGAGGCGCCACAACACATTAACAAACCCGAAgtgtttttcattaaatatcgCACACCCGAGGAGGCGGCCAATGCACAGCGACAAATCCAATCGCAATACGACAGTTTGGGTGGTACCTCCACCATTACCGATGAAGGTTTAGCGCCAGTCACATCGGTTGTGGGCTCACTCGATGCATCCGAGGAGGAAGATGTGGAAGACGAGCAGCAGTTGGTTCAACAACAGCCGGCAGCTCAAGATGGTTCATACGAAGATCAGTTTCCGAATGCCATCAATCCACCAGCCAGTGGTCAGTACTTACCACCCCTGAATCAGTACTAA